In a genomic window of Arctopsyche grandis isolate Sample6627 unplaced genomic scaffold, ASM5162203v2 HiC_scaffold_93, whole genome shotgun sequence:
- the LOC143921955 gene encoding uncharacterized protein LOC143921955, whose amino-acid sequence MVDKILFLDLCKELEKISKTTKRLEIQSILSQFFKIVKIKDPNSLSSIVFLCNASLYPEYLNTEMGIGEHIIQQAISEGTGLSVKTIKQKFVKSGDYGVIAMDNRVNQLFASKKLLTVEDVFNNMKRISFETGKNSTNSKKNLMLQLMNACSPLETKYLIRLFESQLKIGLALQTILISISLAYDESNFTIIKSAYNKHPDFNYLIEMLLVHGIEKLNIFCKITPGIPIKPMLAHPHKNLTKAFSKFENNKFLSEFKYDGERVQIHHFNGVTKVFSRNSEDMTEKFPDITSMFLSEKSFIIDAEGVAFSDGKIMPFQLLSTRKRKNVEKIEVAVCVFAFDIVFFDSKELLDMPLSERREILRSNFSEIESKFQFAIGYECNSVEDIETQFKNASEGNCEGVMLKSLTSTYQPSHRSNSWGKIKKDYLDAVGDSLDLVVVGAFYGKGKRTGNFGGFLLATYNDETTRFEPCCKIGTGFSDESLKLFYDQLSPKITSNPSQIDFNDKSIHPDVWILPHYVWEVKAASLSLSPIYSAGSREKGISLRFPRFLNERTDKKPEDATTSNQIWRMYNESVDEKSDDAEFN is encoded by the coding sequence ATGgtagataaaattttatttttagacctTTGTAAAgaattagaaaaaatatctaaaactaCTAAACGACTTGAAATTCAATCTATTTTAAGTCagttttttaaaattgtaaaaattaaagatCCCAATTCCCTTTCTTCTATCGTATTCCTTTGTAATGCTTCTTTATATcctgaatatttaaatactgagaTGGGTATTGGTGAACATATTATACAACAAGCTATAAGTGAAGGAACTGGATTAtctgtaaaaactataaaacaaaaatttgtaaaaagtgGAGATTATGGTGTTATTGCTATGGATAACAGAGTTAATCAATTATTTGCATCTAAAAAGCTTCTTACTGTAGAagatgtttttaataatatgaaacGTATTTCATTTGAGACTGGAAAAAATTCTACAAATTCCAAGAAAAATTTGATGTTACAATTGATGAATGCATGTTCTCCTTTAGAAACCAAATATTTAATTAGACTTTTTGAGTCTCAATTAAAAATTGGGTTGGCTTTGCAAACCATTTTAATTTCTATAAGCTTAGCGTATGatgaatctaattttacaataattaaaagTGCTTATAATAAACATcccgattttaattatttaatagaaaTGTTATTAGTGCatggaattgaaaaattaaatattttttgtaaaataacacCCGGAATTCCAATAAAACCAATGTTAGCACACCCACATAAGAATTTAACTAAAGCTTTTtccaaatttgaaaataataaatttttatcagaATTTAAATATGATGGTGAGAGAGTTCAGATACATCATTTTAATGGAGTTACTAAAGTTTTTTCAAGGAATTCTGAAGATATGACTGAAAAATTTCCTGATATTACATCAATGTTTCTTTCAGAAAAATCTTTTATTATTGACGCGGAGGGTGTAGCTTTTTCTGATGGAAAAATAATGCCATTTCAACTGTTAAGtacaagaaaaagaaaaaatgttGAGAAAATTGAAGTTGCCGTATGCGTTTTTGCTtttgatattgtattttttgattCTAAGGAATTATTAGATATGCCTTTAAGTGAAAGAAGAGAAATTTTAAGATCAAATTTTAGTgaaattgaaagtaaatttcaatttgCTATTGGATATGAATGTAATAGTGTAGAAGATATAgaaactcaatttaaaaatgcTTCAGAAGGGAATTGTGAAGGTGTAATGTTGAAATCTTTGACTTCAACTTATCAGCCTTCTCATAGATCAAATTCTTggggtaaaattaaaaaagattatcTTGACGCTGTTGGAGATTCGTTAGATTTAGTTGTTGTTGGTGCGTTTTATGGTAAAGGAAAAAGGACTGGAAATTTTGGTGGTTTTCTTTTAGCAACTTATAATGATGAAACTACAAGATTTGAACCATGTTGTAAAATAGGAACGGGGTTTTCAGATGAAAGTTTAAAGTTATTTTATGATCAGTTAAGTCCTAAAATTACTTCAAATCCATCCCAGATAGATTTTAATGATAAAAGCATACATCCAGATGTATGGATTTTACCACATTACGTATGGGAAGTAAAAGCAGCTTCATTAAGTCTAAGCCCAATTTATTCTGCAGGGTCAAGGGAAAAGGGCATAAGTCTTAGATTTCCAAGATTTTTAAACGAGAGAACTGATAAGAAACCAGAAGATGCAACTACAAGTAATCAAATATGGAGGATGTACAATGAAAGTGTGGATGAAAAATCTGACGAtgctgaatttaattaa
- the LOC143921954 gene encoding uncharacterized protein LOC143921954, whose translation MNRDQIKEQLKELFPHLKEKEAQVLADMGEDISVLVTRVLDNNISPPEFYLNELVRTNYPRTKISHSYNYPEVFRDKCTINMHIDVKGLRARATLLNNEAYELTKKAIGHTIKGARYHFSIEAEAKRKLAKEINRDAILVLMRKIVEDTGPVDLHGFTVEEAIAFMDDLLYFKKFTEIQLITGQKYNSSRIRPAMQEWFEINKFMCTEEGPCLLGKKKAFWLLEKDSRHRK comes from the coding sequence ATGAATAGAGACCAAATTAAAGAGCAACTAAAAGAATTGTTCCCACATCTTAAAGAAAAAGAAGCACAGGTATTAGCCGACATGGGAGAAGACATAAGCGTATTAGTAACAAGAGTTTTAGATAATAATATCTCCCCACCAGAATTCTATTTAAACGAATTGGTTAGAACCAATTATCCTCGAACTAAGATATCACATAGCTACAATTATCCTGAAGTATTCAGAGATAAATGCACAATCAATATGCATATAGATGTAAAAGGCCTAAGAGCTAGAGCTACATTACTTAATAACGAAGCATACGAGCTAACAAAAAAAGCAATAGGTCATACAATAAAAGGAGCAAGATATCACTTTAGCATAGAAGCTGAAGCTAAAAGAAAATTGGCTAAAGAGATAAATAGAGATGCCATTTTAGTGTTAATGCGGAAAATAGTCGAAGATACAGGCCCGGTTGACTTGCATGGATTTACAGTAGAAGAGGCTATTGCTTTTATGGATGATCTTTTATACTTTAAAAAGTTCActgaaattcaattaattactGGCCAAAAATATAACAGTTCTAGGATTAGGCCAGCTATGCAAGAATGGtttgaaataaataagtttatgtGTACTGAAGAGGGGCCGTGTCTATTAGGAAAAAAGAAAGCTTTTTGGTTACTTGAAAAAGATTCCAGACACCGTAaataa